From one Lolium rigidum isolate FL_2022 chromosome 4, APGP_CSIRO_Lrig_0.1, whole genome shotgun sequence genomic stretch:
- the LOC124648089 gene encoding disease resistance protein RGA5-like, protein MAEALVSASTGAMGSLLGKLGAMLTDEYKMLKNVRGDIKFLKDELEVMNAFLLKMSDVEDADKPTKLRVTAVREMSYKIEDNIDQFMVLVVGRESCSQDTHGIKKLMDKCNSLLPEIKTRRKIAKEVKDIKNQLKEVSDRFLRYKTDESSSLPAKDKVDPRLRAVYRDATELVGIDGPRDELVKWLNEKEGESLRFVSIVGYGGLGKTTLATQIRANLGVGATFECGAFVSISRKPDMKAILRSILSQITKQDKVYSGLDDIQLLMDKIREFLQDRRYFIIIDDIWELGTWETLKCALVKNTCGSRIMITTRIVDVAKSCSPSNEDLVYEMKPLSEADSKKLFFKRIFGCEESCPDSLKEASKEILKKCGGLPLAINAISSLLATTRETKEEWDRVRHSIRSSKAKNDIIETMNYILSLSYFDLPHHLRSCILYLALFPEDALIERQRLVRRWISEGFIHGESEQDLMELGEEYFHELVNRSLIQPEEIRYDGKVGCCRVHDTILDFLIAKSAEENLCTVLKKQCKPDGIVRRLSLTGSEDEEIVEQLDLSQARSIGAFGDIKQLPSLGKSKSLRVLDLRYCNKLENHHIKDIERLYQLRYLDISLTGITELPRQIGELLYLETLITSNDLCELPESTTQLRRLARLFVGRSCKLPDRLGNLVNLQELDCINALQLKHVEELGNLTNLRKLTIYLDSDGIESNKVVQSKEKLASSLCKLDRCGLLSLSIDYYLRESDREEPFLPALGCIHEVCVYGEDIFWISRWLAALPNLHTLYLKQSKIDQQDIQMIGLIPNLLELSLGLGIDRTQRLVIRCKGFQQLQSFTVSFPRMGDLMFERGAMPRLKELELHNFQEKPKSDAGDFDFGIQYLSSLGYLDVGLLCFRSTAAEVKAAEDAFKSMAQANPNRPTLEMSRQNPNLILQDEQIDMAGSGTTQENEEVA, encoded by the exons ATGGCGGAAGCTCTGGTGAGCGCATCCACGGGGGCAATGGGTTCCCTCCTGGGGAAGCTGGGAGCTATGCTGACTGATGAATACAAGATGCTCAAGAATGTCCGTGGCGACATCAAGTTCCTCAAGGACGAGCTGGAGGTGATGAACGCATTCCTCCTGAAGATGTCAGATGTGGAGGACGCTGACAAGCCAACAAAGCTGCGCGTGACGGCAGTGCGGGAGATGTCCTACAAGATAGAGGACAACATCGACCAGTTCATGGTCCTCGTGGTGGGCCGTGAGTCCTGCAGTCAGGACACTCATGGCATCAAGAAGCTCATGGACAAATGCAACAGCTTGCTGCCGGAGATCAAGACCCGCCGCAAGATTGCCAAGGAGGTGAAAGACATCAAGAACCAACTTAAGGAGGTCAGCGACAGATTTTTAAG GTATAAGACGGATGAGTCCTCCTCTTTGCCTGCAAAAGACAAGGTCGACCCTCGACTTCGTGCAGTCTACAGAGATGCCACCGAGCTTGTAGGAATCGATGGACCTAGAGATGAGCTTGTCAAGTGGCTGAATGAGAAAGAGGGCGAATCACTTAGATTTGTCTCTATTGTTGGATATGGAGGGTTGGGCAAGACGACACTTGCCACCCAGATCCGGGCCAACCTTGGAGTTGGAGCGACCTTTGAATGTGGGGCTTTTGTCTCCATTTCACGCAAGCCTGACATGAAGGCCATATTAAGATCTATATTATCACAAATCACCAAGCAAGACAAAGTTTACTCTGGATTAGATGATATACAACTCCTCATGGACAAGATCCGAGAATTCCTCCAAGACAGAAG GTACTTTATCATAATTGATGATATATGGGAGTTAGGAACATGGGAAACTTTGAAATGTGCATTGGTTAAGAATACATGTGGCAGCAGAATAATGATCACAACACGTATAGTTGATGTTGCCAAATCTTGTTCTCCTTCTAATGAAGATCTTGTCTATGAGATGAAACCACTCAGTGAGGCTGACTCAAAGAAGTTGTTTTTCAAGAGGATTTTTGGTTGTGAAGAAAGCTGCCCTGATAGCTTGAAAGAGGCTTCcaaagaaattctgaaaaaatgcgGTGGTCTACCTCTGGCCATCAATGCCATTTCTAGCTTGTTGGCCACAACAAGGGAAACGAAAGAAGAGTGGGATCGGGTGCGACATTCAATTCGCTCTTCAAAGGCCAAAAATGATATAATAGAGACCATGAACTATATATTATCTCTTAGTTATTTTGATCTTCCCCACCACCTAAGAAGCTGCATATTGTATTTGGCTCTGTTTCCCGAGGACGCACTGATTGAAAGGCAACGGTTGGTACGCAGATGGATTTCTGAAGGCTTTATCCATGGAGAAAGTGAACAAGATCTGATGGAATTAGGAGAGGAATATTTTCATGAGCTTGTGAACAGAAGTCTAATACAGCCCGAGGAGATAAGGTATGATGGCAAGGTGGGGTGTTGCCGAGTCCATGATACCATCCTTGATTTCCTCATTGCCAAGTCCGCTGAAGAGAACTTGTGTACTGTCTTGAAAAAACAGTGCAAACCTGATGGCATAGTTCGTCGGCTCTCTCTTACGGGAAGtgaggatgaagaaatcgtggagCAATTGGATTTGTCACAAGCTCGATCAATCGGTGCTTTTGGAGACATCAAGCAACTGCCTTCGCTTGGGAAGTCAAAATCCTTGCGGGTGCTGGACTTGCGATACTGCAATAAGTTGGAAAATCATCATATCAAGGATATCGAAAGACTCTATCAGCTGAGATACTTGGATATCTCTTTGACAGGAATCACAGAGCTTCCTAGGCAAATTGGGGAGTTACTGTATCTAGAGACGCTAATTACATCCAATGATTTATGTGAGCTTCCTGAAAGCACAACTCAGCTACGACGACTGGCACGTTTGTTTGTTGGCCGTAGTTGTAAGCTTCCAGATCGGTTGGGAAACTTGGTGAACTTGCAAGAGCTTGACTGCATTAATGCCTTGCAGTTGAAGCATGTGGAAGAGCTCGGCAATCTAACAAATCTGAGAAAGCTGACGATTTATTTGGACTCTGATGGGATAGAAAGCAACAAAGTAGTACAGTCCAAGGAAAAGCTGGCGTCCTCTCTCTGTAAACTGGACAGATGCGGCCTCCTTTCCCTGAGTATTGATTATTACTTGCGAGAAAGTGATAGAGAAGAGCCGTTCCTCCCTGCTCTGGGTTGCATCCATGAGGTTTGTGTATACGGAGAAGATATCTTCTGGATTAGCAGATGGCTCGCGGCACTTCCCAACCTACACACGTTGTACTTGAAACAATCGAAAATAGATCAGCAGGATATCCAGATGATTGGATTGATACCCAATCTGCTCGAATTGTCACTCGGTCTTGGAATAGACCGAACACAGCGGCTCGTCATTAGGTGCAAAGGATTTCAACAGTTGCAGAGTTTTACGGTTTCCTTTCCTCGTATGGGAGATCTAATGTTTGAACGGGGGGCTATGCCAAGGCTCAAGGAGCTTGAGCTCCATAACTTCCAAGAAAAGCCTAAATCTGATGCGGGCGACTTCGACTTCGGAATCCAATACCTCTCCAGCCTCGGTTACCTCGATGTCGGCCTATTATGCTTTCGCTCAACAGCTGCAGAAGTAAAGGCTGCGGAGGATGCTTTCAAGAGCATGGCCCAGGCAAACCCTAACCGTCCAACACTAGAGATGAGCAGACAAAATCCGAATCTTATATTACAAGACGAGCAAATAGATATGGCAGGCTCAG GTACAAcacaagaaaatgaagaagtcGCCTAG